The DNA region AATCAGTTTCAACAAAAATAAAATTCGCCGCACCTAATTCAGTGCCCTTTTGAACAACGAGTTCTGGTTTATCACCCTTTGCTAATCCTAAGACCAAAGTTGCACGAACAGGTAGTTCGACTTGTTTCGATTGATCCTCAATGACTAACATGTCAATCGCTTCAGCACTAATTTTAACTACCTCAGCGACATGAACCGAATGATCGGGATATACAAACTCAGCACGGGTCCCTATTTTTCCACGTAAAACAGTCATTAAATGATGCTGTGTCTCTTGATCCAGTTGAAAGGTATTTGCTTTAGGTGTTTGCTTTAGGAAATATCTTTGCATATGTTATTCCTCTGTAGTCGTTAATTGACAAATCAAACCAAACCAATCACCCATTTGAAGTGTTTCCATTATCTCAAAACCGGCGGAACCTAGTTGTGATACAATTGCTTCTTTTTTGTCAAAATAGATGCCTGAAAGTAATACATATCCGTTTGGTGTGACATATGTTTTTAAATCAGGGATCAATAAGACTAATACTTCGGATAACATATTTGCAACAATAATATCATATCGTTGCACTGGTACTGAAGTTAAAAGATCACTTGGAATCACTTTAATTCCCGTTGCACTTGGGTTAAGATCAATATTTTGCTGTGCCGATTGCACTGCAACTTCATCAATATCCGTTGCCAATATTTGGTGTACTCCAAGTTGTCTAGCGCCGATACTAAGCACACCCGAACCAGTGCCAATGTCTAGCATACGCTCACCCCCGCGAACGACAATCTCTAGTGCTTGAAGCATCAATTGAGTCGTCGGATGGGTACCAGTTCCAAATGCCATTCCAGGATCTAATATAATATATTTTTCATCAGGTTGACTAGCAGGGATTGTTTCCCACTTTGGTAAAACGGTCAGATGGCGAGTCACTCGAACCGGATGATAATACTTTTGCCATTCCGTTGCCCAATCTTCTTCTTTAACAATATTCGTCTTAACAGAACCAGGCAGCGCATTAAGCCCGTAATCTGCCAGCTGATTGACACGTGTTTGTACGTCCAAAGCAATTTTTTCAACATCAATGGTCGTCGCAAAAAAACCAGTAACAACAGCCCCTGAGATTCGATGTGGCATAGTCTCCCAATCAACCATCACAGTTGAATCATGCGCCTCAAATGTCGCCTTATCTGCCGAATCATCAATTTGAATCCCTTCAGCACCTGCCTCCATCAAAATATTACTAATCGCTTCAACTGCTTCTGTTTGTGTGTCCACGCTCACTTCGTGCCAGCTCATTATTCGTCCCTCATCCTTGCTTATTTACTATAGAATACCATATTATTTTAAATACTTCTTGCCCTTCTTACGCGTATCCCAGTTCCTTAAAAAACATTTTTTGTTAACCTACATCGATTTAATACGATGAATGAACAAATCATTAAATGTCATCGGCAGACAAAGATTAGCCACAAAAAAAACATCGATCAACAATCGATGTTAAGGTCAGATTAATCATTCTGTTTTTTTGATACATTGTCGCCCAAATCAATGGTCTCTAATGGTCGTAGTTTAGAATGATGCTTGATTTTATAGTAAAGATATAGCCCAATAAACAATGGCAATGCCATGTAGGTCGTTATAATTCCTTGCCAATTCCAATGTGTAATTGTACCCGAGAAAGCTGCTGTATCTTGTCCTATAACAACTACAATACTCAAAACTAACGCAATAATTGGCCCCACTGGGAACCATTTAGCATGATATCGCAATTCAGAAACATGATGTCCCTGTTTAATAAATGCGCGACGGAAGCGGAAATGTGAAATAGCAATCCCAATCCAAGCAATGAAACCTGATAAGCCAGAGGCAGCAACAAGATAATAGTAAACATGGGGTCCTAAAATGGCTGTTAAAAATGTTAATAAGCCAATGAAGACCGTCAATAACAGTGCTGGTACCGGAATACCTGTTTGTCGATTAACTTGCCCAAAAATCTTTGGTGCCATACCAGTTTTTCCCATTGACCAAAGCATACGAGATGATGCGTACACACCAGAATTAGCCGACGAAATAACTGCGGTTAAAATCACAGCGTTCATCAATGAGGCCGCTGCTGCAAAGCCCGCTTGTTTGAAGACCAATGTAAATGGCGAAACTGCAATATTAGTTTCAGATGCTTTTAACAGATTAGGATCGCGATAGTAAATTAATGCCCCAATAATGAAAATTGCAAGAATATAAAATAATAATATACGCCAAAATACCTGTTTAATCGCTTTAGGCACTGATTTTTCAGGCGTTGCTGATTCACCAGCTGTGATACCAATCAGTTCTGTTCCTTGAAATGAGAACCCTGCCACCATGAAAACAGCCAAGATACCATTTATTCCGCCAACAAAACCAAAATGTCCATTAGCTGAAAGGTTTTTAGTAACATCAGGATGATAATGAAAAGCACCCACGATGGTTAGAATACCAATGGCTAAAAAGGCGATCACTGCTACAACTTTAATTAAGGCCATCCAAAATTCAGTTTCACCATATGTTCTTGCCGACATTAAATTAATCGCCGTAATTAACGCAAGGACAATTGCTGACCAAATCCATGTTGGCACATGTGGGAACCAAAATTCCATCACTACCCCCACGGTCGACGCCTCAACCGCCACAGTAATTGCCCAATTAAACCAATAATTCCACCCCATTGCAAATCCAAACGCTGGTTCAACATACATATCTGCATAGGTTGAAAATGACCCAGAAACTGGATTATGCGTGGCCATCTCCCCTAACGATGTCATTAAGAAAAATACCATAATACCAATAACGCCATAGGCTACTAAAGCACCCATGGGCCCTGCTTGTGAAATTGTG from Weissella diestrammenae includes:
- a CDS encoding amino acid permease, with the protein product MAKETGELKRTMQTRHLSMIALGGTIGTGLFVTSGATISQAGPMGALVAYGVIGIMVFFLMTSLGEMATHNPVSGSFSTYADMYVEPAFGFAMGWNYWFNWAITVAVEASTVGVVMEFWFPHVPTWIWSAIVLALITAINLMSARTYGETEFWMALIKVVAVIAFLAIGILTIVGAFHYHPDVTKNLSANGHFGFVGGINGILAVFMVAGFSFQGTELIGITAGESATPEKSVPKAIKQVFWRILLFYILAIFIIGALIYYRDPNLLKASETNIAVSPFTLVFKQAGFAAAASLMNAVILTAVISSANSGVYASSRMLWSMGKTGMAPKIFGQVNRQTGIPVPALLLTVFIGLLTFLTAILGPHVYYYLVAASGLSGFIAWIGIAISHFRFRRAFIKQGHHVSELRYHAKWFPVGPIIALVLSIVVVIGQDTAAFSGTITHWNWQGIITTYMALPLFIGLYLYYKIKHHSKLRPLETIDLGDNVSKKQND
- the prmA gene encoding 50S ribosomal protein L11 methyltransferase, with the protein product MSWHEVSVDTQTEAVEAISNILMEAGAEGIQIDDSADKATFEAHDSTVMVDWETMPHRISGAVVTGFFATTIDVEKIALDVQTRVNQLADYGLNALPGSVKTNIVKEEDWATEWQKYYHPVRVTRHLTVLPKWETIPASQPDEKYIILDPGMAFGTGTHPTTQLMLQALEIVVRGGERMLDIGTGSGVLSIGARQLGVHQILATDIDEVAVQSAQQNIDLNPSATGIKVIPSDLLTSVPVQRYDIIVANMLSEVLVLLIPDLKTYVTPNGYVLLSGIYFDKKEAIVSQLGSAGFEIMETLQMGDWFGLICQLTTTEE